One segment of Arthrobacter sp. MMS18-M83 DNA contains the following:
- a CDS encoding FAD-dependent oxidoreductase yields the protein MTTTADVLVIGGGGSGLSAAISAATSGATVILLEKCPKVGGSTAMSVGSFTAANTSYQYRAGVNDSIELFVADMKVANGQFEDRENKELRRILAENAGTTVEWLSSIGVQFLGPTPEPPYEKPRMHNVLPNSSAYASALLRECKKRGVEVRTSMRVDKLLRNAAGEIIGARANGTDFFGRRGVILATGDYSASTEMKAEFVGEAAAKIPPVNPNNTGDGFKLGTDAGGVMIQMDRLYEGLRFAPSTRPDPIKILPSHPLLSKAMRLVVERLPKKLLAYVIRGALTSWVGPNNTMYQAGAILIGHSGKRIANEDSDKLMARAAAADEKNTAFMIFDERVAKKFSAWPHPVSTFPGVAYAYVDDYKRFRPDVYHRAETIEELAASIGVATSVLKSTVDEWNAEVANGKDSRFGRQHLGDGVSEGPFCALGPMNAYITLADGGLAVDTQLRVTQADGEAIPGLWAAGSTGQGGLQLLNHGLHIGWAMVSGRLAGRNVAHAPDRLDLQSVETAAEYSAGTRVPPLGDGMTGRLASRCERDRKPAS from the coding sequence ATGACCACAACCGCAGATGTCCTCGTCATCGGCGGCGGCGGCTCGGGATTGAGCGCGGCCATCTCCGCAGCGACCAGCGGAGCCACTGTGATCCTGCTCGAAAAATGCCCCAAGGTCGGCGGCAGCACCGCAATGTCGGTCGGGTCATTCACGGCGGCGAACACTTCCTACCAGTACCGCGCCGGCGTCAACGACAGCATCGAGCTGTTCGTCGCGGACATGAAGGTCGCCAACGGCCAATTCGAGGACCGCGAAAACAAGGAGTTGCGCAGGATCCTGGCCGAGAACGCCGGAACCACCGTGGAATGGCTGTCCAGTATCGGGGTGCAGTTCCTCGGCCCGACGCCGGAGCCGCCCTACGAGAAGCCGCGGATGCACAACGTCCTGCCGAACTCCTCCGCCTACGCCTCGGCACTGCTGCGGGAATGCAAGAAGCGCGGCGTCGAGGTGCGCACATCCATGCGCGTGGACAAGCTCCTGCGGAACGCGGCGGGCGAGATCATCGGAGCCCGGGCGAACGGCACCGACTTCTTCGGCCGCCGCGGCGTCATCCTGGCCACCGGAGACTACTCCGCCTCCACCGAGATGAAAGCCGAGTTCGTCGGAGAAGCCGCCGCCAAGATTCCCCCTGTAAACCCCAACAACACCGGAGACGGGTTCAAGCTGGGCACCGACGCAGGCGGAGTCATGATCCAGATGGACCGGCTCTACGAGGGACTGCGGTTCGCCCCCTCAACACGACCAGACCCGATCAAGATCCTGCCCTCGCACCCGCTGTTGTCCAAGGCCATGCGCCTCGTTGTCGAACGGCTGCCGAAGAAGCTGCTCGCTTACGTCATCCGTGGCGCCCTGACCAGTTGGGTGGGCCCGAACAACACGATGTATCAGGCTGGTGCCATCTTGATAGGGCATTCCGGGAAACGAATAGCCAACGAGGATTCCGACAAACTCATGGCGCGCGCCGCAGCCGCTGATGAGAAGAACACTGCCTTCATGATCTTCGATGAACGCGTGGCGAAGAAGTTTTCCGCGTGGCCCCATCCCGTTTCGACCTTCCCCGGCGTAGCCTACGCCTACGTCGACGACTACAAGCGATTCCGCCCCGACGTCTACCACCGGGCTGAAACCATCGAGGAGCTCGCCGCGAGCATCGGCGTCGCCACCTCCGTTCTGAAATCCACCGTCGATGAATGGAACGCCGAGGTTGCCAACGGAAAGGACAGCAGGTTTGGCCGGCAGCACCTCGGCGACGGCGTCAGCGAGGGACCGTTCTGCGCCCTGGGCCCGATGAACGCCTACATCACCCTTGCCGACGGCGGCCTCGCCGTTGACACACAGTTGCGCGTGACGCAGGCCGACGGCGAGGCAATACCGGGGCTGTGGGCCGCCGGTTCCACAGGCCAGGGAGGTCTCCAGCTCCTCAACCACGGCCTGCATATCGGGTGGGCGATGGTCTCCGGGCGACTTGCGGGCAGGAACGTCGCCCACGCCCCGGACCGTCTCGACCTCCAGTCGGTGGAGACGGCCGCAGAATACTCAGCAGGAACTCGCGTACCGCCTCTGGGAGACGGGATGACGGGACGTTTAGCAAGCAGATGCGAGCGAGACCGGAAGCCTGCGTCCTGA
- a CDS encoding P-loop NTPase, which yields MENSSTDLAAAVREAVGRVSDPELRRPLADLGMIKSVEVKGGVAVVGITLTISTCPSADRIKRDVRAAAHAVVGVEEVRIDVGVMTAEERAALTAKLREGRSRASMPFTADSLTRVIAVSSGKGGVGKSTVTANLAAAMAARGLRVGLIDADVHGFSIPGLLGLFDDEGKVTRPTRIDNLVLPPIAHDVRAVSIGMFLPEGAEDTAVSWRGPMLHRTLEQFLTDVYFGDLDVLLLDLPPGTGDIAISVGQILPHAEVIVVTTPQPAASGVAVRSGILARELNQRVIGVVETMSPMQLADGTAFEPFGAGGGAAVAARLSASGAEVPLLASIPFSTGLRAGGDSGVPVVVADPEDPAARAFGKLAEKLAVRPRGLSGRRLPVSLASAC from the coding sequence ATGGAGAACTCGAGCACAGACCTCGCAGCCGCCGTACGCGAGGCCGTGGGGCGAGTCAGCGATCCCGAATTGCGCCGCCCCCTTGCCGACCTCGGCATGATCAAGAGCGTCGAGGTCAAAGGCGGTGTCGCCGTCGTCGGCATCACCCTGACCATCTCGACGTGCCCCTCCGCCGACCGTATCAAGCGGGACGTGCGCGCGGCGGCCCACGCGGTCGTCGGCGTCGAAGAGGTGCGCATCGACGTCGGGGTGATGACCGCGGAAGAGCGCGCGGCGCTCACCGCGAAGCTGCGCGAGGGACGCAGCCGGGCGAGCATGCCGTTCACCGCGGACTCGCTCACCCGCGTTATCGCAGTCTCCAGCGGCAAAGGCGGGGTCGGAAAGTCCACCGTGACGGCCAACCTCGCCGCAGCGATGGCTGCGCGCGGGCTGCGGGTGGGGCTCATCGACGCCGACGTGCACGGGTTCTCGATCCCCGGGCTCCTGGGACTCTTCGACGACGAGGGAAAGGTCACCAGGCCCACCCGCATTGACAACCTTGTGTTGCCGCCTATCGCGCACGACGTCAGGGCGGTATCGATCGGCATGTTCCTGCCGGAGGGCGCCGAGGACACAGCGGTGTCCTGGCGCGGGCCAATGCTGCACCGCACGCTCGAGCAGTTCCTCACCGATGTCTACTTCGGTGACCTCGACGTGCTGCTCCTCGACTTGCCGCCGGGCACCGGCGACATTGCGATTTCGGTGGGGCAGATCCTGCCGCACGCAGAAGTCATCGTTGTGACGACGCCGCAGCCGGCCGCCTCGGGCGTCGCGGTGCGCAGCGGCATCCTGGCCCGCGAATTAAACCAGCGTGTCATTGGGGTCGTCGAAACCATGTCTCCGATGCAGCTCGCCGACGGCACCGCCTTCGAACCGTTCGGCGCCGGCGGCGGGGCCGCGGTCGCAGCCAGGCTCTCCGCGTCCGGCGCAGAGGTGCCGCTCCTCGCCTCGATCCCCTTCAGCACCGGGCTGCGCGCGGGAGGCGATTCCGGGGTGCCCGTGGTCGTCGCCGATCCCGAAGACCCTGCGGCCCGAGCCTTCGGCAAGCTCGCCGAAAAGTTGGCTGTACGCCCCCGCGGACTGTCAGGACGCAGGCTTCCGGTCTCGCTCGCATCTGCTTGCTAA
- a CDS encoding FAD-dependent oxidoreductase, giving the protein MSALRVAVIGSGPSGSYCAQLLTEESESPVEVDVFERLPSPFGLVRYGVAPDHPKVKSIAASFAEVFDETPGVRFLGNVHVGTDITLDELRANYDAVVFASGAQVDRNLGIPGEELGGVHAVRDFVSWYQGHPDSASDAFVLNGNRAVIIGVGNVALDAARMLAHTPEALRATDVPEHIVDTFAASTYREIVVIGRRGPAFAKFTNKEFIELLEVESCDVIIDPADLELDAQQQAHADADPSSRRLLATFAKAAERGVLGRRTAIRFLFDRTPLELIGDESALAIRLAKTSDPSVTETLETELVLRSVGYRGAAIDGLPFDEASGTIAHLDSRVADGGNVLPGVYVAGWIKRGPSGVVGTNRRCASETVTSILQDVTAEGWASTATPAAVVDQLLRSRGVPVVDWAAWRVLEQAEYEAGEAAGRERIKLHDRADMLRAAGVAAG; this is encoded by the coding sequence GTGAGTGCCCTGCGAGTCGCCGTCATCGGTTCCGGTCCGTCGGGATCGTACTGCGCCCAACTGCTCACCGAAGAGTCCGAGTCCCCGGTTGAGGTGGACGTGTTCGAACGCCTGCCGTCACCGTTCGGCCTGGTTCGCTACGGTGTGGCGCCCGACCATCCCAAGGTCAAGTCGATAGCCGCCTCGTTCGCCGAGGTATTCGACGAGACCCCGGGCGTGCGCTTCCTCGGCAACGTGCACGTCGGCACCGACATTACGCTTGACGAGCTCCGTGCGAACTACGACGCGGTCGTCTTCGCCAGTGGGGCACAGGTCGACCGAAACCTCGGCATACCGGGCGAGGAACTAGGTGGCGTGCATGCCGTGCGCGACTTTGTGTCCTGGTACCAGGGCCACCCCGACAGTGCGAGCGATGCCTTCGTGCTCAACGGAAACCGTGCGGTCATCATCGGAGTCGGCAACGTGGCGCTCGACGCGGCCCGTATGCTCGCCCACACGCCCGAGGCTCTCCGCGCCACGGATGTGCCCGAGCATATTGTCGACACCTTTGCAGCGAGCACGTACCGCGAGATTGTGGTGATCGGCCGCCGCGGACCCGCTTTCGCGAAGTTCACGAACAAGGAGTTCATCGAGCTGCTGGAAGTGGAGAGTTGTGACGTCATCATCGATCCGGCAGACCTCGAGCTCGACGCTCAGCAGCAGGCGCACGCCGACGCTGACCCGTCATCCAGGCGCTTGCTTGCCACCTTTGCCAAGGCTGCCGAGCGAGGGGTGCTGGGGCGTCGCACGGCGATCCGGTTCCTGTTCGACCGCACGCCGCTTGAACTGATCGGTGACGAATCGGCCTTGGCCATTCGCCTGGCGAAGACCAGCGACCCCAGTGTCACTGAAACACTCGAAACCGAGCTGGTGCTTCGCTCGGTCGGCTACCGGGGCGCGGCCATCGACGGCCTGCCCTTCGACGAGGCGTCCGGTACCATTGCCCACCTCGACTCGCGGGTCGCCGACGGCGGGAACGTGCTGCCCGGCGTGTATGTGGCCGGCTGGATCAAGCGCGGCCCCTCGGGCGTGGTGGGCACCAATCGCCGCTGCGCGTCCGAGACCGTCACTTCGATCCTTCAGGACGTCACCGCAGAAGGCTGGGCGTCGACGGCGACTCCGGCCGCCGTCGTCGACCAGCTGCTGCGCTCCCGCGGGGTGCCGGTGGTGGACTGGGCCGCCTGGCGGGTGCTCGAGCAGGCCGAGTACGAGGCCGGTGAGGCAGCGGGTCGCGAGCGCATCAAGCTGCACGACCGCGCCGACATGCTCCGCGCCGCCGGCGTCGCGGCCGGCTGA
- the fdxA gene encoding ferredoxin, producing the protein MVYVIADACVDIQDKSCMQECPADCIFEGGRMSYINPDLCIDCGACMTACPVDAVFYDAELRDAKEEYVDINERFFQEVETPKSGRKAGKIDYDVDVIAALPPRAGG; encoded by the coding sequence ATGGTCTACGTGATCGCTGACGCATGCGTCGACATTCAAGACAAGAGCTGCATGCAGGAGTGCCCTGCGGACTGCATCTTCGAAGGGGGGCGGATGAGCTATATCAACCCCGATCTCTGCATTGACTGCGGGGCCTGTATGACGGCCTGCCCGGTTGACGCGGTCTTCTACGACGCCGAACTTCGGGACGCCAAGGAAGAGTACGTCGACATCAACGAGCGCTTCTTCCAGGAAGTCGAGACGCCCAAGAGCGGACGCAAGGCCGGCAAGATCGACTACGACGTCGATGTTATTGCGGCCCTTCCCCCGCGAGCAGGGGGCTGA
- a CDS encoding NAD(P)/FAD-dependent oxidoreductase — protein sequence MTEARADRHVVIVGASLAGTRAAEGLRNLGHTGRITLIGSENELPYDRPPLSKDLLTSDWSDEAVESFRLATKASLDGADIELKLGVAANDLDTTERVVILADGTTVGYDVLIIATGASARPSPWRPGKGVYQLRTLEDSRAIATRLKLGGPVVVVGGGFIGTEIAAAAVGFGCEVTVVDPVAEPMARIVGPEIARSLVELHHRHGAQTRFGVGVADIQGQDGELTVILDDGSRIATSTAVVGIGSIPSTGWLASSGLTLDNGVVTDGFLRAVGADDVYAIGDVARWPHPGRGVQVRAEHWTNASDQARYVATAITQGADVPYDSTDYVWSHQYDWKVHTIGWRHPEGSSTIVGDLAGSGKTAVIHSDAKGDVCGAVTVNWVRGLNLARRLLATGESTKTIVEKLGRLA from the coding sequence ATGACCGAAGCAAGAGCCGACCGCCACGTAGTCATTGTGGGTGCGTCGTTGGCCGGAACACGGGCGGCCGAGGGGCTGCGCAACCTTGGCCACACCGGCCGCATCACGCTCATCGGGTCCGAGAACGAGTTGCCGTACGATCGCCCGCCACTGTCGAAAGACCTGCTCACGTCCGACTGGTCCGATGAGGCAGTCGAGTCTTTTCGACTGGCTACCAAGGCCAGCCTGGACGGTGCAGATATCGAGCTCAAGCTCGGTGTCGCGGCAAACGACCTCGACACAACCGAACGTGTCGTCATTCTTGCCGACGGTACGACAGTCGGCTATGACGTGCTTATCATCGCGACCGGAGCCTCGGCCCGGCCCTCGCCCTGGCGCCCCGGGAAGGGTGTTTACCAGCTCAGAACCCTTGAAGATTCACGGGCCATCGCTACGCGTCTGAAGCTGGGCGGGCCCGTCGTCGTGGTCGGCGGGGGCTTTATCGGCACGGAAATCGCTGCCGCTGCCGTCGGCTTCGGGTGCGAGGTCACGGTGGTCGATCCCGTTGCGGAGCCGATGGCGCGGATCGTCGGCCCTGAGATCGCCCGCAGCCTCGTGGAACTGCATCACCGGCACGGAGCCCAAACCCGCTTCGGCGTCGGCGTCGCTGACATCCAGGGCCAAGACGGTGAGCTCACGGTCATCCTCGATGACGGCAGTCGCATCGCGACCTCGACGGCGGTGGTCGGCATCGGCTCCATTCCATCGACGGGATGGCTAGCGTCTTCAGGGCTCACGCTCGATAACGGTGTAGTGACCGACGGCTTCCTTCGTGCGGTCGGAGCCGACGACGTGTATGCGATCGGCGACGTGGCGCGGTGGCCCCACCCGGGACGCGGCGTGCAGGTTCGCGCCGAGCACTGGACCAATGCCAGCGACCAGGCGCGGTATGTTGCCACCGCCATCACCCAAGGGGCCGATGTGCCCTATGACTCCACCGATTACGTGTGGTCGCACCAGTACGACTGGAAGGTCCATACCATCGGCTGGCGCCACCCAGAGGGCAGTTCCACTATCGTCGGCGACCTGGCCGGGAGCGGGAAAACCGCCGTTATCCACAGCGACGCGAAAGGAGACGTCTGTGGTGCCGTCACCGTGAACTGGGTACGCGGACTCAACCTGGCCCGGAGGCTGCTCGCCACCGGGGAGTCCACCAAGACAATTGTCGAAAAACTTGGGCGGCTGGCCTGA
- a CDS encoding IclR family transcriptional regulator produces MSSAAEKADRESVEGLRRRHPLARGIELLTLMTDSDRDTHGVRELAGRLDVSPSTAHRLIADLEKLGLVSRTANGSYRLGLEYLRLAWTTTERYPIQEVSRDTLLELTEQSGESSFFAVYGEQRLQMMFTLVVESSHPLRYTLPMRQQIPLHAGASGLAILAFLPAQIQDRIAHGPLHAATDRTLVEPQSLFDRLAMIRSDGYAITHGERIDGAIAIASPVFGPAGTVVGSAGISMPEARFNAAHSSSLAGLVKESARQITDYLTGARDPRTGIVRR; encoded by the coding sequence ATGAGTAGTGCGGCAGAGAAGGCAGATCGAGAGTCCGTCGAGGGGCTCCGACGCAGGCATCCTTTGGCCCGCGGCATTGAACTGCTCACCCTCATGACTGACAGCGACCGGGATACTCACGGAGTGCGGGAACTGGCGGGCCGGCTCGACGTGAGCCCGAGCACCGCGCACCGCCTCATCGCCGACCTTGAAAAGCTCGGACTTGTCAGCCGCACGGCCAACGGCTCGTACCGCCTCGGCCTCGAATATTTACGCCTCGCATGGACGACGACGGAACGCTACCCGATCCAGGAAGTGTCCAGGGACACGCTTCTGGAACTCACGGAGCAGAGCGGCGAGTCCTCATTCTTCGCCGTCTACGGCGAGCAGCGACTGCAGATGATGTTCACACTCGTCGTCGAATCGTCGCACCCCCTTCGCTACACGCTGCCCATGCGCCAGCAGATCCCGCTCCATGCCGGTGCAAGCGGTTTGGCGATCCTGGCGTTCCTCCCGGCGCAGATCCAGGACCGCATTGCGCATGGCCCGCTGCACGCGGCAACCGATCGCACCCTGGTCGAGCCTCAGAGCCTGTTCGACCGGCTCGCCATGATCAGGAGCGACGGGTATGCAATTACCCACGGCGAGCGTATCGATGGGGCGATCGCGATCGCCTCGCCGGTCTTCGGCCCGGCGGGCACTGTGGTCGGTTCGGCAGGCATCTCCATGCCCGAGGCGCGCTTCAACGCCGCACACTCCTCATCACTGGCCGGGCTGGTCAAAGAGTCCGCGCGCCAGATCACCGACTATCTCACTGGCGCTCGTGATCCACGCACCGGGATCGTGCGTAGGTAG
- a CDS encoding SDR family NAD(P)-dependent oxidoreductase, giving the protein MSGAGRVAVVSGGAAGIGLSIAERLAKDGFAVAILTRTEGAAEKAAAGIEETGGIARGYQADVSDREQVDAALAAIRADLGPLSVIVANAAVAPQQPFLEMTLEQWNQILTINLTGTFNLVQAGLPDLLDAGSGRVVLISSSSAQRGAPRMAHYAASKGGQLALTKALAVEFAKSGVTVNTVVPSSIDTPSVEKKRAAGAMPSVEDMSKYIPVGRMGTGADIAAAVSYLASDDASYVTGQTISVNGGSFIA; this is encoded by the coding sequence ATGAGCGGGGCAGGGCGGGTCGCCGTCGTCTCAGGAGGAGCGGCCGGCATTGGACTGTCGATCGCAGAGCGGCTTGCGAAGGACGGGTTCGCGGTCGCCATCCTCACCCGCACCGAGGGTGCGGCCGAGAAGGCTGCCGCAGGCATCGAAGAGACCGGCGGTATCGCCCGCGGCTACCAGGCCGACGTGAGCGACCGCGAACAGGTGGATGCTGCCCTCGCCGCCATCCGCGCCGATCTTGGCCCGCTGTCTGTCATCGTCGCAAACGCCGCCGTCGCTCCGCAGCAGCCTTTCCTTGAAATGACGCTGGAGCAGTGGAACCAGATCCTGACTATCAACCTCACGGGCACTTTCAACCTTGTGCAAGCAGGCCTGCCCGATCTGCTCGACGCCGGCAGCGGACGCGTAGTGCTGATCTCGTCGTCGAGTGCCCAGCGCGGTGCGCCCAGAATGGCACATTACGCTGCGTCGAAGGGCGGACAGTTGGCCCTGACCAAGGCGCTGGCCGTCGAATTCGCCAAATCGGGCGTGACAGTTAACACCGTTGTTCCTTCATCGATCGACACTCCGAGCGTGGAGAAGAAGCGGGCGGCAGGCGCCATGCCCTCGGTCGAGGACATGTCAAAGTACATCCCGGTCGGCCGCATGGGTACCGGCGCCGACATCGCCGCCGCTGTCTCCTACCTTGCCTCCGATGACGCCTCGTACGTGACTGGCCAGACCATCAGCGTCAACGGCGGATCGTTCATCGCATAA
- a CDS encoding carboxymuconolactone decarboxylase family protein, whose amino-acid sequence MTQLTQPRISPRPTEDWDAEVDSALSVLATHGAGGQAAPQLTPETRPKSNILGIYAWHPELMRGWMPYSNHLRHSSLSDRVREITIIRTTWLGYGEYEWAQHVRMSRAAGWLTDDEITALSEGPDAALWSDNDATLVRAIDGMCRHKNVIDETWQALEAQFNRQQLLDLLFTVGTYDFHCMVFRTMGLELEPGMESFPEGHSPEPAE is encoded by the coding sequence ATGACACAGCTGACACAGCCCCGAATCTCCCCTCGCCCCACCGAAGACTGGGATGCTGAGGTCGACAGCGCGCTCAGCGTGCTCGCCACGCACGGCGCCGGTGGCCAGGCTGCACCGCAGCTCACGCCGGAAACCAGGCCGAAATCCAACATTCTCGGTATCTACGCCTGGCATCCCGAACTCATGCGCGGCTGGATGCCGTACTCGAACCACCTTCGGCACTCGAGCCTTAGCGACCGTGTTCGCGAGATCACGATCATCCGCACCACCTGGCTCGGCTACGGCGAGTACGAGTGGGCGCAGCACGTGCGCATGAGCCGGGCCGCCGGGTGGCTCACCGACGATGAAATCACCGCGCTGTCCGAGGGACCCGACGCAGCCCTCTGGTCGGACAATGACGCCACGCTGGTGCGCGCGATCGACGGGATGTGCCGCCACAAGAACGTGATCGACGAAACCTGGCAGGCGCTCGAAGCGCAATTCAACCGCCAGCAGCTCCTCGATCTGCTCTTCACCGTCGGCACCTACGACTTCCACTGCATGGTGTTCCGCACGATGGGCCTTGAACTCGAGCCCGGCATGGAAAGCTTCCCCGAGGGTCACTCCCCCGAGCCGGCCGAGTGA
- a CDS encoding HtaA domain-containing protein: MNRGSLTWAVRDSLLRYVTVIARGSYQMEGGATVTDDGAFTFPLRNAVHVGNEWRLSFEGSVRFTAHHGFLDVRIADPEIVTGPVDGVLSVRTGDDGTSTTAVAATGAEELGRDGTDIVWTANLHLLETGVELFGGVYPVGTDLAPLNIRASLDS; the protein is encoded by the coding sequence GTGAATCGCGGATCGCTCACATGGGCGGTCCGCGATTCATTGCTGCGCTACGTCACGGTGATCGCCCGCGGTTCATACCAGATGGAGGGTGGAGCCACCGTCACCGACGACGGCGCATTCACCTTCCCGCTGCGCAACGCGGTGCACGTGGGGAATGAGTGGCGCTTGTCATTCGAAGGTTCTGTGCGCTTTACGGCGCATCACGGTTTCCTCGATGTCAGAATCGCCGATCCCGAAATTGTCACCGGGCCCGTGGACGGGGTTCTTTCCGTCCGCACCGGCGATGACGGGACGTCGACCACGGCCGTTGCCGCGACGGGCGCGGAAGAGCTTGGGCGCGACGGCACCGATATCGTCTGGACGGCGAACCTCCATCTCCTGGAAACCGGCGTCGAGCTTTTCGGTGGCGTGTACCCCGTGGGAACCGACCTGGCTCCGCTCAACATTCGCGCCTCACTAGACTCATAG